Proteins from a single region of Sphingomonas morindae:
- a CDS encoding thioredoxin domain-containing protein, with protein sequence MRTGLALAAACLALAACDRASPPPAGNEAGAAPAATASAASPPATAAASGWVDHVEMTPDGGWRMGDPKAKARLVEYGSFTCPHCAAFAAEAMPEIKQLVASGRLSFEFRPYARDVFDLTAALVARCAGASGAFPVSEEIFSTQQTWIGNAQSMTPADQKKIDALPPSEQLRAVARGTGLNAYVGKAGVAPATLDRCLTDPAAVQAIVAVHETANKRYNLQGTPLFLLNDAVIGSADWAALKPRVEAAAR encoded by the coding sequence GTGAGGACCGGTCTGGCGCTTGCCGCCGCCTGTCTCGCGCTCGCCGCGTGCGATCGGGCGTCCCCGCCGCCGGCGGGCAACGAGGCCGGCGCCGCGCCGGCCGCGACCGCCTCGGCCGCGTCGCCGCCCGCCACGGCGGCCGCGTCCGGCTGGGTCGATCATGTCGAGATGACGCCGGATGGCGGCTGGCGCATGGGCGATCCCAAGGCCAAGGCGCGGCTGGTGGAATATGGCAGCTTCACCTGCCCGCATTGCGCCGCCTTCGCCGCCGAGGCGATGCCGGAGATCAAGCAGCTCGTCGCCAGCGGCCGGCTCAGCTTCGAGTTCCGGCCCTATGCGCGCGACGTGTTCGATCTCACCGCCGCTCTGGTGGCGCGCTGCGCGGGGGCGAGCGGCGCCTTCCCGGTCAGCGAGGAGATCTTCTCCACCCAGCAGACCTGGATCGGCAATGCGCAGAGCATGACGCCCGCCGATCAGAAGAAGATCGACGCGCTGCCCCCGAGCGAGCAGCTGCGCGCGGTGGCACGGGGCACCGGGCTCAACGCCTATGTCGGCAAGGCCGGGGTGGCGCCCGCCACGCTCGATCGCTGCCTGACCGATCCGGCCGCCGTGCAGGCGATCGTCGCGGTGCACGAAACCGCCAACAAGCGCTATAATCTCCAGGGCACGCCGCTTTTCCTGCTCAACGACGCGGTGATCGGCTCGGCCGATTGGGCCGCGCTCAAGCCGCGCGTCGAGGCCGCGGCGCGCTGA
- the smc gene encoding chromosome segregation protein SMC produces the protein MRIRRLKLAGFKSFVDPAELVIEPGLTGIVGPNGCGKSNLLEAIRWVMGEASPKSLRGGGMDDVIFAGTAQRPARAFAEVALALERTHGDGATTEAEVVRRIERGAGSAYRLDGRDVRQKDVALLFADAATGAHSPALVSQGRIGAIIAARPAERRAMLEEAAGIAGLHVRRRDAEQKLRATEANLERLDQLLGEMDGRVATLRRQARAAERYRLLSAEIRLAEARLIYARWRDAAAAAAAARREAEAAEAAVARAGEAHRAATEGVAGAADALARARLAAQATRDAAGEARHARDALRGEAEALERRLAELHRLRATIEHDRAREGALAEDAAAAIARLGAEGDALAVRILQAEASRPETAARLAETESALRDREVALAQAVAAEAAEQAETRIARAALAAARQRLDRAEAERQRIARDQAALERPDTLEAARDAAQATKRAAEAALANALAAIETAEAARAAAVAARDSAQAEAATARAALASLEGEAKALARSLPPAGQDRALDRLRVAPGFERALAAALGDDLAAPIAATGRLRWDPAAAARAAADTPLAPGCTRLLDHVEAPVALHARLAQIGVVTGEEGGAIPLAPGQRLVTRDGRLRRWDGFVADDQGAATAEGLIRRNRLAALERDIPEARAALAAAEAEVRAAAAALGEAERAGASARAARGAAEAEARGALLAQDRAESALERLAARRLELEGRAARAAEEGQAAQGEADLAAARVAALPDGAATAAAMAAARAAAEAARSRVAELRADLAALDRGLAADRERRAAAAAESKSWRGRAGDAARRIADLAERAARAEAEASALAPRPAALVALLADAEAAMAASAARAEAAAVEERAADQAHRAAERAAATAAEAVAAAREARATAAARMENHDLRRVEMGRIAGERFQCPAPVLPERLGFAPDSVMAVEAESQRFEALGRDRERLGPVNLVAEQELAEIEAERGSQAAQRDELTEAVARLRGSIASLNREGRTRLRAAFEAVDGHFRRLFTRLFAGGEAHLALVDSDDPLEAGLEIMAQPPGKRLTSLTLLSGGEQALTACALIFALFLTNPAPLCVLDEVDAPLDDANIERFCDLLDQMVRETDTRYLVVTHNAVTMARMHRLFGVTMVERGVSRLVSVDLGGAESLLAAE, from the coding sequence ATGCGGATCCGACGGCTGAAGCTTGCCGGCTTCAAGAGTTTCGTTGATCCGGCGGAACTCGTGATCGAGCCGGGGCTGACGGGCATCGTCGGCCCCAATGGCTGCGGCAAGTCCAATCTGCTCGAGGCGATCCGCTGGGTGATGGGGGAGGCCAGCCCCAAATCGCTGCGCGGCGGCGGCATGGACGATGTCATCTTCGCCGGCACCGCCCAGCGCCCCGCGCGCGCCTTTGCCGAGGTGGCGCTCGCGCTCGAGCGGACCCATGGCGATGGCGCCACCACCGAGGCCGAGGTCGTCCGCCGGATCGAGCGCGGCGCCGGCTCCGCCTATCGGCTCGACGGCCGCGATGTCCGCCAGAAGGATGTCGCGCTGCTGTTCGCCGATGCGGCCACCGGCGCGCACAGCCCGGCGCTGGTGAGCCAGGGACGGATCGGCGCGATCATCGCGGCGCGTCCGGCGGAGCGCCGGGCGATGCTGGAAGAAGCGGCGGGCATCGCCGGCCTGCATGTGCGCCGCCGCGATGCCGAGCAGAAGCTGCGCGCCACCGAGGCCAATCTCGAACGGCTGGACCAGCTGCTCGGCGAGATGGACGGGCGCGTCGCGACGCTCCGGCGCCAGGCGCGCGCGGCGGAGCGGTACCGGCTGCTCTCGGCCGAGATCCGTCTTGCCGAGGCGCGGCTCATCTATGCGCGCTGGCGCGATGCCGCCGCCGCCGCCGCCGCCGCCAGGCGCGAGGCCGAGGCGGCCGAAGCCGCCGTCGCGCGCGCCGGCGAGGCGCATCGCGCCGCCACCGAGGGCGTAGCGGGTGCGGCCGATGCGCTCGCCCGCGCGCGGCTGGCGGCGCAGGCGACGCGCGACGCGGCCGGCGAGGCGCGGCACGCGCGCGATGCGCTGCGCGGCGAGGCCGAGGCGCTGGAGCGCCGGCTCGCCGAACTCCACAGGCTGCGCGCCACCATCGAGCATGATCGGGCCCGCGAGGGCGCGCTCGCCGAGGATGCGGCGGCGGCGATCGCCCGGCTCGGGGCGGAAGGCGATGCGCTGGCGGTCCGCATCCTCCAGGCCGAGGCGAGCCGCCCGGAAACCGCCGCGCGGCTCGCCGAAACCGAAAGCGCGCTGCGCGACCGCGAGGTGGCGCTCGCCCAGGCGGTGGCGGCCGAGGCGGCGGAGCAGGCGGAAACGCGGATCGCGCGCGCGGCGCTCGCGGCGGCGCGCCAGCGGCTCGACCGCGCCGAGGCCGAGCGCCAGCGCATCGCGCGCGATCAGGCGGCGCTGGAGCGGCCCGATACGCTGGAGGCGGCGCGCGATGCCGCTCAGGCCACGAAGCGCGCGGCCGAAGCCGCGCTGGCGAACGCGCTGGCGGCGATCGAGACGGCCGAGGCGGCGCGCGCGGCGGCGGTGGCCGCGCGCGATTCGGCCCAGGCCGAGGCGGCGACGGCGCGCGCCGCGCTCGCCTCGCTCGAGGGCGAGGCCAAGGCGCTGGCGCGCTCGCTGCCGCCGGCGGGCCAGGATCGCGCGCTCGATCGGCTGCGGGTGGCGCCCGGCTTTGAACGCGCGCTGGCGGCGGCGCTGGGCGACGATCTCGCCGCGCCGATCGCCGCGACGGGGCGGCTCCGCTGGGATCCGGCGGCGGCGGCGCGGGCGGCGGCCGATACGCCGCTCGCCCCCGGCTGCACCCGGCTGCTCGATCATGTCGAGGCGCCGGTGGCGCTACACGCGCGGCTGGCGCAGATCGGCGTGGTGACCGGGGAGGAGGGCGGCGCCATCCCGCTGGCGCCCGGCCAGCGGCTGGTGACGCGCGACGGGCGGCTGCGGCGCTGGGACGGCTTTGTCGCGGACGATCAGGGCGCCGCCACCGCCGAGGGATTGATCCGCCGCAACCGCCTGGCCGCGCTGGAGCGCGACATTCCCGAAGCGCGCGCCGCGCTCGCCGCCGCCGAGGCGGAGGTGCGCGCGGCGGCGGCCGCGCTGGGCGAGGCGGAGCGGGCCGGGGCCTCCGCCCGGGCGGCCCGCGGCGCGGCCGAGGCGGAGGCGCGCGGCGCGCTGCTCGCGCAGGATCGCGCCGAGTCCGCGCTGGAGCGGCTTGCGGCGCGGCGGCTGGAGCTGGAAGGCCGCGCCGCGCGCGCGGCGGAGGAAGGCCAGGCGGCGCAGGGCGAGGCCGATCTCGCCGCCGCGCGTGTGGCGGCGCTGCCCGATGGCGCGGCCACCGCCGCCGCCATGGCCGCCGCGCGCGCCGCCGCCGAAGCGGCGCGGAGCCGCGTCGCTGAGCTGCGCGCCGATCTCGCGGCGCTGGATCGCGGCCTCGCCGCCGATCGCGAGCGCCGCGCCGCCGCCGCCGCGGAGAGCAAGAGCTGGCGCGGCCGGGCCGGCGATGCCGCGCGCCGCATCGCCGATCTCGCCGAGCGCGCCGCGCGCGCCGAGGCCGAGGCGTCCGCGCTCGCCCCCCGCCCGGCGGCGCTCGTCGCGCTGCTCGCGGACGCCGAGGCCGCCATGGCCGCCAGCGCGGCGCGCGCCGAGGCCGCCGCCGTCGAGGAGCGCGCCGCCGATCAGGCGCATCGCGCCGCCGAACGCGCCGCCGCCACCGCCGCCGAGGCCGTCGCCGCCGCGCGCGAGGCCCGCGCCACCGCCGCCGCGCGCATGGAAAATCATGATCTCCGCCGGGTGGAGATGGGCCGGATCGCGGGCGAGCGGTTCCAATGCCCCGCGCCGGTGCTCCCCGAGCGGCTCGGCTTCGCCCCCGACAGCGTCATGGCGGTGGAGGCGGAGTCGCAGCGCTTCGAGGCGCTCGGGCGCGATCGCGAGCGGCTTGGCCCGGTCAATCTCGTCGCCGAGCAGGAATTGGCCGAGATCGAGGCCGAACGCGGCAGCCAGGCGGCGCAGCGCGACGAGCTGACCGAGGCGGTGGCGCGGCTGCGCGGCTCGATCGCCAGCCTCAACCGCGAGGGGCGCACCCGGCTGCGCGCCGCCTTCGAGGCGGTGGATGGCCATTTCCGCCGCCTCTTCACGCGCCTGTTCGCGGGCGGCGAGGCGCATCTGGCGCTGGTCGACAGCGACGATCCGCTCGAGGCGGGGCTGGAGATCATGGCCCAGCCGCCGGGCAAGCGGCTCACCTCGCTCACCCTGCTGTCGGGCGGCGAGCAGGCCCTGACGGCGTGCGCGCTGATCTTCGCGCTGTTCCTCACCAATCCCGCGCCGCTCTGCGTGCTCGACGAGGTGGATGCGCCGCTCGACGACGCCAATATCGAGCGGTTCTGCGATCTGCTCGATCAGATGGTGCGCGAAACCGACACGCGCTATCTCGTCGTCACCCACAATGCGGTGACGATGGCGCGCATGCACCGGCTGTTCGGGGTCACGATGGTGGAGCGCGGCGTCTCGCGGTTGGTCTCGGTCGATCTCGGCGGCGCGGAGTCGCTGCTCGCGGCCGAATGA
- a CDS encoding aldo/keto reductase, with protein MDTTFAPIEQSLVRLNDGRMMPQLGFGVFKVPAEEAAALVGDAIVAGYRAIDTAMIYQNEEGVGAGIRDSGVPRDQIFLTTKLWNADQGYDATLRAFDASAERLGMAPDLYLIHWPCPAKTLFLETWKAFVRLQEEGRVRSIGVSNFREKDIERIVHQTGVKPVLNQIELHPRFQQVELRAYLDENDIAVESWSPLGQAQILQDPVITRIAEKHGRSAAQVVIRWHLDQGIITIPKAADRKHMVDNLSVGGFKLDDEDMDAIAALDDAEGRIGPDPSSFS; from the coding sequence ATGGACACGACCTTCGCCCCCATCGAGCAATCGCTCGTCCGCCTGAATGATGGCCGCATGATGCCGCAGCTCGGCTTCGGCGTTTTCAAGGTGCCCGCCGAGGAGGCGGCCGCGCTGGTCGGCGATGCGATCGTCGCCGGCTATCGCGCGATCGACACCGCCATGATCTACCAGAATGAGGAGGGCGTCGGCGCCGGCATCCGCGACAGCGGCGTCCCGCGCGACCAGATCTTCCTCACCACCAAATTGTGGAACGCCGATCAGGGCTATGACGCCACGCTGCGCGCCTTCGACGCCAGCGCCGAGCGGCTCGGCATGGCGCCCGACCTTTATCTCATCCACTGGCCCTGCCCCGCCAAGACGTTGTTCCTCGAGACGTGGAAAGCCTTTGTCCGGCTGCAGGAAGAGGGTCGGGTCCGCTCGATCGGCGTCTCCAACTTCCGCGAGAAGGATATCGAGCGGATCGTCCACCAGACGGGCGTCAAGCCGGTGCTCAACCAGATCGAGCTGCACCCGCGCTTCCAGCAGGTGGAGTTGCGCGCCTATCTGGACGAGAATGACATCGCGGTGGAAAGCTGGAGTCCGCTCGGCCAGGCGCAGATCCTGCAGGATCCGGTGATCACGCGCATCGCCGAGAAGCATGGCCGCAGCGCCGCGCAGGTGGTGATCCGCTGGCACCTCGATCAGGGCATCATCACCATCCCCAAGGCCGCCGATCGCAAGCACATGGTGGACAATCTCTCGGTCGGCGGCTTCAAGCTGGACGACGAGGATATGGACGCCATCGCCGCGCTCGACGATGCCGAGGGTCGGATCGGCCCGGATCCCTCCAGCTTCTCCTGA